One genomic segment of Aquipluma nitroreducens includes these proteins:
- a CDS encoding peptidylprolyl isomerase, protein MATLQNIRNRGGMMIAIVIGLALGAFILGDMLNSGSKLMRPSQMKIAEIDGESIQYPDFQKKVEELSEVYKMNTQQTQIDENTWEQIREQVWQGYLQENIIGKATEKLGITVSAEELFDLVQGNNPHPIIQQLFRNQKTGQVDKSAIIQFLKSLETNATAEQKSYWLYIENQIRQDKLRTKYSTLVSKGLYVTTDEAKKSLIEKNKNANFQYVALNYSTVSDGDVKVSDDELKAYYNKHKDEYRQDKTRKIEYVTFEVLPSEADKAATQKWLNDSKAEFSTVTDNAQYINVNSDTRFDPTFSKKEELSPAIAAWAFSAQPGDFYGPYFENGEYKLAKIDQFKMLPDSVQASHILINPQTVGSVEKAQALVDSLKRNIELGGSFAEAAMKYSEDTGSKIKGGDLGWFKRKQMVPEFEEAAFSGEVNKLYIATTRYGFHLIKPTKKGKETNQVRVAILTKKVEPSTETYQKIYSETSKFASENQTVEAFNKAVIDQKLDKKIATLKENDREVTGLESSRQLVRAAFTAEPGKMCVNNEGSTIFEFGNKFVVAAMTGATEEGLSTFEEAKIRVDLAVRKEKKAQLLADKLKSAGSDLASVASKLSTDVKEATGVNFTSFSIPTLGFEPAVVGTVCSLPEGKVSAPIEGNNGVYLTKVTSFTTGTDTDLKGEKNRIAQTLGYRAGSQVFESLKKVTEIVDKRSKFY, encoded by the coding sequence ATGGCTACTTTACAAAACATACGGAATCGCGGGGGTATGATGATAGCGATCGTAATCGGGCTTGCCTTAGGCGCATTTATTTTGGGCGATATGCTCAATTCGGGAAGTAAGTTAATGAGACCCAGTCAGATGAAAATTGCTGAAATTGATGGGGAATCTATACAATATCCTGATTTTCAAAAGAAAGTTGAAGAGCTTTCTGAAGTGTACAAAATGAATACCCAACAGACGCAGATCGATGAAAATACATGGGAACAGATTCGCGAACAGGTTTGGCAAGGTTACCTTCAGGAAAACATTATAGGAAAAGCAACTGAAAAGCTAGGCATTACTGTTAGCGCCGAAGAACTTTTTGATTTGGTGCAAGGAAATAACCCACATCCGATTATTCAGCAACTTTTCAGAAACCAAAAAACAGGACAAGTTGATAAGTCAGCAATTATCCAGTTCTTAAAATCGCTTGAAACCAATGCCACTGCTGAACAAAAATCGTATTGGTTATACATCGAAAACCAGATCAGACAAGATAAACTGCGCACTAAATACAGTACTTTAGTTTCAAAAGGATTGTATGTTACAACCGACGAGGCTAAAAAGAGTTTAATCGAAAAAAACAAGAATGCTAATTTTCAGTATGTAGCACTTAACTACTCAACAGTATCCGATGGTGATGTAAAAGTTTCGGATGATGAATTGAAAGCCTACTACAACAAACACAAAGATGAGTACAGACAAGATAAAACACGGAAAATCGAATATGTTACATTCGAAGTACTTCCGTCGGAAGCTGATAAAGCAGCTACTCAGAAATGGTTAAACGACAGCAAAGCTGAATTTTCGACTGTTACCGATAATGCTCAATACATCAACGTTAATTCAGACACTCGCTTTGATCCAACTTTTTCGAAAAAAGAAGAGCTTTCTCCTGCTATTGCAGCTTGGGCATTCAGTGCTCAACCTGGCGATTTCTACGGACCTTATTTTGAAAACGGCGAATACAAATTAGCTAAAATTGATCAGTTTAAAATGTTGCCCGACTCTGTTCAGGCAAGCCACATCCTGATTAATCCACAAACAGTAGGAAGCGTTGAAAAAGCTCAGGCTTTGGTTGACAGCTTGAAAAGAAACATTGAACTCGGCGGAAGCTTTGCTGAAGCTGCTATGAAATACTCCGAAGATACAGGTTCTAAAATTAAGGGCGGTGATCTGGGATGGTTCAAACGTAAACAAATGGTTCCTGAATTCGAAGAAGCTGCTTTCTCAGGCGAAGTAAACAAACTTTATATTGCTACAACTCGCTACGGATTCCACCTGATTAAACCAACCAAGAAAGGTAAAGAAACCAATCAGGTTCGTGTTGCCATTCTTACTAAAAAGGTAGAACCAAGTACTGAAACTTACCAGAAGATTTATTCTGAAACCAGCAAATTTGCCAGCGAAAACCAAACTGTTGAAGCGTTCAACAAAGCCGTGATTGATCAGAAGCTAGATAAAAAAATTGCTACACTGAAAGAAAACGACCGTGAAGTAACCGGATTGGAATCTTCACGCCAACTTGTGCGTGCTGCATTTACTGCCGAGCCAGGAAAAATGTGTGTGAATAACGAAGGATCTACGATCTTCGAATTTGGGAACAAATTTGTTGTTGCTGCCATGACTGGTGCAACAGAAGAAGGATTATCAACTTTCGAAGAAGCTAAAATACGTGTTGATCTGGCTGTTCGCAAAGAGAAAAAAGCACAGTTGCTTGCCGACAAGTTAAAAAGTGCCGGATCTGATCTGGCAAGCGTAGCTTCAAAACTTTCAACTGATGTTAAAGAGGCTACCGGTGTTAACTTCACCAGCTTCTCAATTCCAACACTCGGATTCGAACCAGCTGTTGTAGGTACTGTTTGTTCACTTCCTGAAGGAAAAGTTTCAGCTCCTATCGAAGGAAACAATGGGGTTTATCTGACTAAGGTAACTTCGTTCACAACCGGTACAGATACCGATCTGAAAGGCGAAAAAAACCGAATCGCTCAAACCTTGGGTTATCGAGCCGGATCGCAGGTTTTTGAATCCCTTAAAAAGGTCACCGAAATTGTCGACAAACGATCAAAATTTTATTAA
- a CDS encoding helix-turn-helix domain-containing protein has translation MYAIILKIEEIEALESCSKNSNNTIRKRSQCLLLSNQGRTIIDLASIFDVDRRTIERWFDNWEKEGVGSLPITTGRGVKTRLKGLEDVLSEQLEIHSRNLKNVLLHLEEKHNIRICKKTLQNFLKDTRL, from the coding sequence TTGTATGCTATAATACTGAAAATAGAGGAGATTGAAGCCTTAGAGTCTTGTAGTAAAAACTCTAATAATACAATCAGAAAACGCAGTCAATGCCTTCTTTTATCTAACCAAGGAAGGACGATTATTGACTTGGCCAGCATTTTTGATGTTGACCGCAGAACCATCGAACGTTGGTTCGATAATTGGGAAAAAGAGGGCGTGGGTTCTCTTCCAATTACAACCGGCAGAGGAGTAAAAACACGACTTAAGGGTCTTGAAGATGTACTTTCTGAGCAATTAGAAATTCATAGCAGAAATCTAAAAAATGTGCTCCTTCATTTAGAAGAAAAGCACAACATTAGAATCTGCAAAAAGACCTTGCAGAATTTTTTAAAAGATACTAGGCTATAG
- a CDS encoding type III pantothenate kinase gives MLNLVIDIGNSRTKIALFNQHDLMFNVPIEQLTVNHLKMLKDEHPQLNQAILSSVKPVNDELLQFLSGNFDFFIELDHRTEIPIKNLYETPETLGKDRLAAAVGANELFHDQNILIIDAGTAITYDLVSEKNEFIGGNISPGLQMRFKALNQFTGKLPLVNHSDDFQHIGRNTTDAIRAGVQNGILYEIAQTIELFNKNYQNLQIVMTGGDSIFFDKKLNYTIFVHFNITLIGLNRILEYNAKNK, from the coding sequence TTGCTCAATCTCGTAATCGATATCGGTAATAGTCGCACAAAGATTGCTTTGTTCAATCAGCACGATTTAATGTTTAATGTTCCGATCGAGCAATTAACAGTAAATCATTTAAAAATGCTCAAAGATGAACATCCTCAATTAAACCAGGCCATTCTTTCGAGCGTAAAACCCGTTAACGACGAGTTGCTTCAATTTTTATCCGGAAATTTTGATTTTTTCATTGAACTTGACCATCGAACCGAGATTCCGATTAAAAATTTATATGAAACGCCGGAAACTCTGGGAAAAGACAGGCTTGCTGCAGCCGTTGGGGCAAACGAGCTCTTCCACGATCAGAATATACTGATAATCGACGCTGGAACTGCCATAACTTACGATCTGGTTTCAGAAAAGAATGAGTTTATTGGCGGAAATATTTCACCTGGACTGCAAATGCGTTTTAAAGCGCTGAATCAATTTACCGGGAAGCTTCCTTTAGTTAATCATTCTGATGATTTTCAACACATTGGACGAAACACAACCGATGCCATCCGTGCCGGAGTTCAAAATGGAATTTTATACGAGATTGCTCAAACTATCGAATTATTTAACAAAAATTATCAGAATTTACAGATCGTTATGACTGGGGGTGATTCTATTTTTTTTGATAAAAAATTAAATTATACCATATTTGTACACTTTAATATAACCCTAATTGGTTTAAACAGGATCCTGGAATACAATGCTAAAAATAAATAA
- the lptC gene encoding LPS export ABC transporter periplasmic protein LptC, with translation MQFKKLKRFRIWEVTFFSFIVLLTMLLGSCENEISKIKTVTSTEDLPAITAEGFEMLVSDSSIIRSKMQTPLLIKHDNEKDPYIEFPKGVKIVEYDAKMNVISSITAQYAKNFTGEDRWEAKNNVIAVNLKGDTLKTEYLVWDTKNKKIYSDQFVKIIQKDQVYTGIGFESNQDFTSYHIKNLKGNMYVNVEK, from the coding sequence ATGCAATTCAAAAAGTTAAAAAGATTTCGAATTTGGGAAGTGACATTTTTCTCATTCATTGTCTTGCTAACAATGCTATTGGGTTCGTGCGAAAACGAAATTTCCAAAATAAAGACGGTTACCAGTACTGAAGATTTACCGGCAATCACTGCCGAAGGGTTTGAAATGCTTGTATCCGATTCGTCGATCATTCGGTCTAAAATGCAAACACCACTGCTAATCAAGCACGACAACGAAAAAGATCCTTACATTGAATTTCCTAAGGGAGTGAAAATTGTAGAGTACGATGCCAAAATGAACGTTATCTCAAGTATAACTGCCCAATACGCCAAAAATTTCACCGGCGAGGATCGATGGGAAGCCAAAAATAATGTGATTGCTGTCAACTTAAAAGGCGACACGCTCAAAACCGAATATCTGGTGTGGGACACCAAAAACAAAAAAATTTACTCCGACCAGTTCGTAAAAATCATTCAAAAAGATCAGGTGTATACTGGCATCGGGTTTGAGTCAAATCAGGATTTTACGTCCTATCACATCAAGAATCTAAAAGGCAACATGTACGTTAACGTAGAGAAATAA
- a CDS encoding IMP dehydrogenase encodes MARYFNDVSRTFNEYLLIPGLTTKECFPQNVSLKTPLVKYQKGTAPELELNIPFVSAIMQSVSDHKMAIALAKNGGLSFIFGSQAIETQVEMVRKVKKFKAGFVVSDANLTPNDTLKEVLAIKASTGHSTIGITADGTSNGKLLGIVTSRDYRESKDNLDTKISEFMTPFSKLVTGELGISLTEANDIIWDHKLNTLPIIDKDQNLQYFVFRKDYDAHKENPNELLDPNKKLLVGAGINTRDYTERVPQLVEAGVDVLCIDSSDGFSEWQAETIGFIKNKYNGKVKVGAGNVVDKDGFLYLVEAGADFIKVGIGGGSICITREQKGIGRGQATSLIEVAKARDEYFEQTGIYVPICSDGGIVQDYHMVLALAMGADFIMMGRYFARFDESPTKILKVGSNYVKEYWGEGSNRARNWQRYDTGGSEGLKFEEGVDSYVPYAGKLKDNLDITVGKIISTMCSCGALSIPELEKNAKITLVSSTSIIEGGAHDVILKETNI; translated from the coding sequence ATGGCCAGGTATTTCAACGATGTTTCCAGAACTTTCAATGAATATTTATTGATTCCCGGATTAACTACGAAAGAATGTTTTCCGCAAAACGTATCATTAAAAACGCCCCTCGTCAAGTATCAAAAAGGTACTGCTCCTGAATTGGAACTCAACATTCCATTTGTTTCAGCAATTATGCAGTCGGTTTCCGATCATAAAATGGCCATTGCACTGGCAAAAAATGGAGGATTGTCATTTATATTCGGCTCTCAGGCCATTGAAACACAAGTTGAGATGGTTCGGAAAGTAAAAAAATTTAAAGCTGGATTTGTTGTATCTGATGCCAATTTAACTCCAAACGACACCTTAAAAGAAGTGCTTGCCATTAAGGCATCGACCGGTCACTCCACGATTGGAATTACTGCCGACGGGACTTCAAACGGCAAACTGCTCGGAATTGTGACCAGCCGCGATTACCGCGAATCAAAAGACAATCTGGATACAAAAATCAGCGAATTCATGACCCCATTCTCGAAACTGGTTACAGGCGAACTGGGCATTTCACTTACTGAAGCCAACGACATAATCTGGGATCATAAACTCAATACCCTTCCTATCATCGATAAAGACCAGAACCTGCAATATTTTGTGTTCAGGAAAGACTACGATGCACATAAAGAAAATCCAAACGAATTACTCGACCCAAACAAGAAATTGTTGGTAGGTGCAGGAATTAATACGCGCGATTATACTGAACGTGTTCCACAATTGGTTGAAGCAGGAGTAGATGTTTTGTGTATCGATTCGTCAGATGGCTTTTCTGAATGGCAGGCCGAAACAATCGGATTCATTAAAAATAAATACAACGGAAAAGTAAAAGTTGGTGCTGGGAATGTGGTCGACAAAGACGGTTTTCTCTACCTCGTTGAAGCTGGTGCCGATTTCATCAAGGTCGGAATTGGCGGCGGTTCTATCTGCATTACCCGCGAACAAAAAGGGATTGGCCGCGGTCAGGCAACTTCTTTGATTGAAGTAGCAAAAGCCCGCGATGAATATTTTGAACAGACCGGAATCTATGTTCCGATTTGCTCTGATGGAGGTATTGTTCAGGATTACCACATGGTGCTTGCGTTAGCTATGGGAGCCGATTTCATTATGATGGGCCGGTACTTTGCCCGTTTCGACGAAAGTCCAACCAAAATACTAAAAGTAGGAAGTAATTACGTGAAAGAATACTGGGGCGAGGGATCGAACCGGGCACGTAACTGGCAACGCTACGATACGGGCGGCAGCGAAGGCCTTAAATTTGAAGAAGGTGTCGACAGCTATGTCCCTTATGCCGGAAAGCTAAAAGACAACCTGGATATTACGGTCGGCAAAATCATTTCGACCATGTGTAGCTGTGGCGCATTAAGCATTCCGGAGTTGGAAAAGAATGCCAAGATCACTTTAGTATCTTCAACCAGCATCATCGAAGGCGGAGCGCACGATGTGATTTTGAAGGAGACTAATATTTAG
- a CDS encoding PaaI family thioesterase — MEQRIKKLEQLLLNDRFASSNDIHLVSIGKGEATAEMTVTEKHLNGVNIIQGGALFTLADFAFAAASNSHGRIAVAANATINFFKGVSSGKLTANAKEHSSGKTLATYIVDITDEDGNKIALFNGTAFLKGEY, encoded by the coding sequence ATGGAACAACGAATTAAAAAGCTCGAGCAACTATTATTGAATGACCGATTTGCCAGTAGCAATGACATTCATCTGGTTTCAATAGGCAAAGGAGAGGCTACAGCCGAAATGACCGTTACCGAAAAGCATTTGAATGGCGTAAACATTATTCAGGGTGGAGCCCTATTTACACTTGCAGATTTTGCCTTTGCGGCAGCGTCCAATTCTCATGGAAGAATTGCTGTTGCAGCCAATGCGACGATTAACTTTTTCAAGGGTGTATCTTCCGGAAAGTTAACCGCCAACGCAAAAGAACATAGTTCAGGCAAAACGCTCGCGACATACATTGTCGACATCACCGATGAAGACGGGAATAAAATAGCCCTGTTCAACGGCACTGCTTTCCTAAAAGGAGAATATTAA
- a CDS encoding IS630 family transposase, protein MSLKRLRKQDEFELRQGQIDSLKQLEDSGFIDLYFGDESHFGLTPNVPYAWQTKENPILLPAAKGRFLNVVGLMNRKNKLFFDVLESTFNSDKLICFMDDFVAQTIKKTIVILDNSPIHRSKKFKAKIQMWREQDVYIFFLPPYSPELNLIEILWRRIKYQWLSFDAYLCFQNLKERLLNVLQNVGIKYDIIF, encoded by the coding sequence CTGTCTTTAAAAAGATTACGCAAACAAGATGAATTTGAATTAAGACAAGGACAAATAGATAGCCTGAAACAATTGGAAGATAGCGGATTCATTGATCTTTACTTTGGTGATGAAAGTCATTTTGGACTTACTCCAAATGTACCTTATGCCTGGCAAACGAAAGAAAATCCGATATTGCTACCTGCCGCCAAAGGGAGATTTCTAAATGTTGTGGGTTTAATGAACCGTAAAAACAAACTATTCTTTGATGTACTTGAATCCACATTCAATTCTGACAAATTAATTTGTTTTATGGACGATTTTGTTGCGCAAACTATTAAAAAGACGATTGTAATACTTGATAATTCGCCTATACACAGATCTAAAAAATTCAAAGCTAAAATCCAGATGTGGAGAGAGCAAGATGTATATATTTTCTTCTTACCTCCATATTCACCCGAATTGAATTTGATAGAAATATTGTGGCGTAGGATCAAATATCAATGGCTGAGTTTTGATGCATATCTCTGTTTTCAGAATCTCAAAGAACGATTGTTAAATGTCTTACAAAATGTAGGTATAAAATACGACATTATATTTTAA
- a CDS encoding response regulator transcription factor, with translation MTTKPHIFLVEDDLSFGAVLKSYLEINDFEVDWVDDGQLAIPQFNKSSYDICILDVMLPNVDGFTIGSEIRKLNSVVPILFLTAKNLREDVLKGYKIGADDYITKPFDTEVLIFKLKAILKRGNGNQSKESDFYQIGTYQFDFKLRTLEHDNSKQKLSPKEAELLKMLCDNRNELLPRETALRKIWGDDGYFTARSMDVYLTKLRKFFADDESVEIRNIHGSGFMLEIKE, from the coding sequence ATGACCACAAAACCCCACATATTTCTGGTTGAGGACGATCTCAGTTTTGGTGCTGTCCTGAAATCCTATCTCGAAATCAACGATTTTGAAGTCGATTGGGTAGATGATGGGCAACTTGCTATACCCCAATTCAATAAAAGTAGTTACGACATCTGTATTCTGGATGTGATGTTGCCTAATGTTGACGGATTCACCATCGGCTCAGAAATCAGGAAGCTGAATTCAGTTGTTCCAATTCTTTTTCTGACCGCAAAAAACCTTCGGGAGGATGTTTTGAAAGGCTATAAAATTGGTGCCGACGATTACATCACCAAACCATTCGATACCGAAGTCCTTATTTTTAAACTTAAGGCCATTTTAAAAAGAGGAAATGGGAACCAATCCAAAGAATCAGACTTTTATCAAATCGGCACTTATCAGTTCGATTTCAAATTGCGAACCCTCGAACACGACAATTCGAAGCAAAAGCTATCGCCCAAAGAAGCAGAACTGCTAAAAATGCTTTGCGACAACCGGAACGAGTTGCTACCACGCGAAACCGCACTCCGAAAAATATGGGGCGACGATGGTTATTTTACCGCCCGCAGCATGGATGTTTACCTCACCAAACTCCGGAAATTCTTTGCTGACGATGAGTCAGTCGAAATCCGCAACATACACGGAAGCGGATTCATGCTAGAAATTAAAGAATAA
- a CDS encoding hemolysin family protein — MNLLIVIFITILFSAFFSGMEIAFISANKLRLELDKKQNVVFSSLISLYTQNPGQFIATMLVGNNLALVIYGIAFANLLKPILFLYLQSDSLVLLAQTIISTLIILATAEYLPKMLFRINPNKILKAFTVPIAFFYFLFYPITKIAMGISKFVLKVILNEKIQNVDEKVVFSRIDLTHFVDEQENNIAPKSGQEIDNEVKLFRNALDFSKVKLREVMVPRTEMVALDIDSTVEELHQKFIETGYSRILFYSGNIDNIVGYIHHSVIFTKPDSIKSNLRKVLIVPETMPASKLLSKFIQQRLSMAIVVDEFGGTSGMVTSEDILEEIFGEIEDEHDTIDLIMKKINDAEFVLSGRLELDELNENFDLEFPENENFETLAGFILANYESIPKVNTVITIDQYQFRILKATSTKIELVHLKILDDN, encoded by the coding sequence ATGAATTTGCTTATCGTCATTTTTATAACCATTTTATTTTCTGCTTTCTTCTCCGGAATGGAGATTGCATTTATTTCGGCCAATAAGTTAAGGCTCGAACTCGACAAAAAACAAAATGTAGTATTTTCAAGTCTGATTTCGCTTTACACCCAAAACCCCGGTCAATTTATAGCTACAATGCTTGTTGGCAACAATCTGGCTTTGGTCATATACGGTATAGCTTTCGCCAACCTGCTCAAACCCATCCTGTTTTTATATTTACAATCCGATTCACTAGTTTTATTGGCGCAAACAATCATCTCAACCCTAATCATCCTGGCCACTGCCGAATACTTGCCCAAAATGCTTTTCCGGATCAATCCGAACAAAATATTAAAAGCATTTACGGTACCCATTGCCTTTTTCTATTTCCTTTTCTACCCCATAACAAAAATTGCAATGGGGATTTCAAAATTTGTTCTAAAAGTTATCCTGAATGAAAAGATCCAAAATGTAGATGAAAAAGTTGTTTTCAGCCGAATAGATCTGACTCATTTTGTTGATGAACAAGAAAACAACATTGCGCCCAAATCGGGTCAGGAGATAGACAACGAAGTGAAACTGTTCCGTAATGCGCTTGACTTTTCCAAAGTAAAGCTTCGTGAGGTTATGGTTCCACGAACCGAAATGGTTGCTCTCGATATCGACTCGACGGTTGAAGAACTTCATCAAAAATTCATCGAAACCGGATACTCCCGCATTTTATTTTATTCAGGCAATATCGACAACATTGTTGGTTATATTCACCATTCGGTTATATTTACAAAACCCGATTCAATTAAGTCGAACCTGCGTAAGGTATTGATTGTACCCGAAACAATGCCAGCCAGCAAACTATTGAGCAAATTTATTCAGCAGCGTTTGAGCATGGCTATTGTTGTCGACGAATTTGGAGGAACATCCGGGATGGTTACAAGCGAAGACATTCTGGAAGAAATTTTTGGTGAAATTGAAGACGAACACGACACGATTGATCTGATCATGAAAAAAATCAATGATGCTGAGTTTGTCCTTTCTGGCCGTTTAGAACTCGATGAACTGAACGAAAACTTCGACCTTGAATTCCCTGAAAACGAAAACTTCGAAACACTTGCCGGATTTATATTGGCCAATTACGAAAGCATTCCTAAAGTAAATACGGTAATCACAATCGACCAATACCAATTCAGAATACTTAAAGCAACCAGTACCAAAATTGAACTGGTTCACCTTAAGATATTGGACGATAACTAA
- the nadB gene encoding L-aspartate oxidase: MADLHSTEIKEFDTIVVGSGLAGLTAAYHASKNGSVAIITKSHLDTSNSYYAQGGIAAVTAPEDSFESHIQDTLTAGRELCDLDAVEILVREGQSCVQELIQLGMQFDKENDGFVLGLEGGHSHRRILHAGGDATGKGLTLFMLNRVKEQNNISAFEYTTVVELLVENQTCSGVQAFDFVSGNNIIFRSKSTIIATGGLSRIYDRSTNPHTATGDGIALAYHAGAKLADIEFIQFHPSALYIPGEDAFLISEAVRGEGAWLLNKEGERFMQHSHPLAELAPRDVVAFEIYNQLQIHHSDFVYLSLKHLDPETIKKRFSTIYHTLLKYNIDLTSDLLPISPAAHYMVGGIQTDLNGETNVKGLFACGEVASTGVMGANRLASNSLLECLVFGKRAAEKANAEREIAFSMPEINIIHVDNANETFFLETKNQIATLMSKKAGIVRSAQKLNEAIKELQEIKNHLPEKITEYNLLKIKHITDICSLICESALIRKESRGGHIREDYQSEDPNFCAHLIQQIDHQFKFQEIRK; the protein is encoded by the coding sequence ATGGCAGATCTTCATTCAACTGAAATTAAAGAATTTGACACCATTGTCGTAGGAAGTGGGTTAGCCGGACTTACGGCTGCTTATCACGCTTCGAAAAACGGAAGTGTTGCCATCATTACCAAATCTCATCTCGATACCAGTAACTCATATTATGCTCAGGGCGGCATCGCCGCTGTTACGGCTCCTGAAGATTCGTTTGAATCGCACATTCAGGACACTCTGACTGCAGGCCGCGAGCTTTGCGATTTGGATGCTGTAGAAATACTGGTTCGCGAAGGACAAAGTTGTGTACAGGAATTAATTCAGCTCGGAATGCAATTCGACAAAGAAAATGACGGATTTGTTCTTGGGCTGGAAGGTGGTCATAGTCATCGCCGTATCCTCCATGCCGGAGGAGATGCAACCGGGAAAGGACTCACTTTATTTATGCTGAACCGTGTTAAGGAGCAAAATAACATTTCGGCCTTCGAGTACACCACTGTTGTTGAACTTTTGGTTGAAAATCAGACTTGTTCTGGAGTTCAGGCTTTCGACTTTGTCAGCGGAAATAACATTATTTTCAGATCAAAATCAACCATTATCGCAACCGGAGGATTATCTCGCATTTACGATCGGTCAACCAATCCGCATACCGCCACTGGCGACGGAATTGCACTGGCATACCACGCTGGCGCCAAATTAGCCGACATCGAATTTATCCAGTTCCATCCATCGGCCCTTTATATTCCGGGCGAAGACGCATTTCTGATCAGCGAAGCTGTTCGTGGCGAAGGTGCATGGCTACTTAATAAAGAAGGCGAACGGTTTATGCAGCACAGTCATCCTCTTGCAGAACTTGCTCCCCGCGATGTGGTGGCCTTTGAAATTTACAATCAGTTGCAGATTCACCATTCCGATTTCGTTTACCTGAGTTTAAAACACCTCGATCCGGAAACCATAAAAAAACGGTTCTCAACGATATACCATACCTTATTAAAATACAACATCGACCTGACTAGCGACCTGTTGCCAATATCACCGGCAGCGCACTACATGGTTGGAGGAATACAGACCGACCTGAATGGAGAAACCAACGTCAAAGGACTGTTTGCCTGCGGCGAAGTCGCTTCAACCGGAGTTATGGGAGCCAACAGGCTGGCAAGTAACTCGCTGCTCGAATGCCTCGTTTTCGGGAAACGGGCAGCCGAAAAAGCAAATGCAGAAAGAGAAATTGCATTTAGTATGCCAGAAATAAATATCATTCACGTGGATAACGCCAATGAAACCTTCTTCCTGGAGACTAAAAACCAGATTGCAACGCTAATGAGTAAAAAGGCAGGAATCGTACGTTCGGCCCAAAAATTAAACGAAGCAATAAAAGAACTTCAGGAGATAAAAAACCATTTACCTGAAAAAATTACAGAATACAATCTTTTAAAAATCAAACACATTACTGATATTTGCAGCCTCATTTGCGAATCGGCATTAATTCGAAAAGAAAGCCGTGGCGGACATATTCGGGAAGATTATCAATCGGAAGACCCGAATTTTTGCGCTCACCTGATTCAGCAGATAGACCATCAGTTTAAATTTCAGGAAATCAGAAAATAG
- the nadC gene encoding carboxylating nicotinate-nucleotide diphosphorylase, with product MNKKVKEAAIILIDLALKDDVGEGDITTDNIVPSELRRKAKMVAKSDGVVAGLPVAEMVFRKLDQDLIWNELTPDGSKVKKGDVLVEFEGTYRALLTGERTALNFLQRLSGIATMSAIYADAVKDFQTVILDTRKTLPGFNKLDKYAVKTGGASNHRLGLHDMAMIKDNHIEVAGGIAAAVKAVRASVDHGIKIEVETTTLEQVQEAIDSKADVIMLDNMDLETMRKGVQLIAGRAKIEASGNITLERLRDVAATGVDYISIGALTHSVSAMDISQRIED from the coding sequence ATGAACAAAAAAGTAAAAGAAGCAGCTATCATTCTAATCGACCTGGCACTAAAAGATGATGTCGGCGAAGGTGATATTACAACAGATAACATAGTCCCTTCAGAATTAAGGCGAAAAGCTAAAATGGTTGCCAAAAGTGATGGTGTAGTTGCAGGACTTCCGGTTGCCGAAATGGTTTTCAGAAAACTTGATCAGGATTTGATCTGGAATGAACTGACACCAGACGGCTCGAAAGTTAAGAAAGGTGATGTATTGGTTGAGTTCGAAGGAACCTACCGTGCATTGCTGACTGGCGAACGAACTGCTCTTAATTTTTTGCAGCGTTTATCGGGTATTGCAACAATGTCAGCCATATATGCCGATGCTGTTAAAGATTTTCAGACCGTGATTTTGGATACACGCAAAACACTTCCAGGCTTCAACAAGCTTGACAAATATGCTGTAAAAACCGGAGGTGCCAGTAATCACCGTCTCGGGCTGCACGACATGGCCATGATCAAAGACAATCACATTGAAGTGGCTGGCGGAATTGCTGCGGCAGTAAAAGCGGTGCGCGCCAGTGTTGACCATGGAATTAAAATTGAAGTTGAAACCACTACACTTGAGCAGGTTCAGGAAGCCATTGATTCAAAAGCTGACGTTATCATGCTCGATAATATGGATCTGGAAACCATGCGCAAAGGAGTTCAATTGATTGCCGGCAGGGCAAAGATAGAAGCATCAGGAAATATTACCCTCGAACGCTTACGCGACGTTGCTGCAACCGGAGTCGATTATATTTCAATCGGTGCACTCACCCACTCGGTTAGTGCGATGGATATCAGTCAACGAATCGAAGATTAA